The DNA region GGTTGTCGAGCATTGGGCGACGACCCGTGGCGTAGAACACGCAATCGGTTTCCAGCGTGCTGCTGTCTTTCATTGTCAACAGCAGGCTGCCGTCGGGCTGTTTGTCGATACGCGCGATGTCGCTGTTGAAGCGGATCGTCATGTGGCGCTTGAGCAGTTCTTCATGCAGATGGGTACGCACACTGCCATCGAAGCCGCGCAAGAACAGCTCACCGCGATAAACCAGCGTGGTGTCAGCACCCAGCCCGTTGAAAATCGATGCAAATTCCACGGCAATGTAGCCGCCACCCACAACGACAATGCGCTTGGGCAGCGTCTTGAGATAGAACGCCTCGTTGGACGTAATCGCATGCTCGCGCCCAGGCACGTCAGGCACCTGCGGCCAGCCGCCGGTGGCAATCAGAATGCGCTCGGCACTGTACGTCTGACCGTTGATCTCGACCTGCTGCGGGCCGGTGAGCCGTGCATGTCCCTCGAGCAGCGTCACGCCGCTGTCGACCAGCAACTTGCGATAGATGCCATTGAGGCGATTGATTTCGCGATCCTTGTTGGCGATCAGCGTCGACCAGTCGAATTCAGCCTCGCCCAGCGACCAGCCAAAACCCTTGGCATGATCGAAGTCTTCGGAGAAATGCGCACCGTATACCAGCAGCTTCTTGGGAACGCAGCCTACGTTGACGCAGGTACCACCCAGGTAGCGACTCTCGGCCACAGCCACCCGCGCACCAAAACCGGCAGCAAAACGTGCCGCCCGAACGCCGCCTGAACCGGCGCCGATTACAAACAGATCAAAATCAAAAGCCATCGATATCTCCTGAGCAGGGTCACAGCATAACCGCCTGACGGTCATTCAGAAATGAAAAAGCCACCCGAAGGTGGCGTTTTCACAGCAGCGTCATTCAAAAATCAATGAGCTTTGCCGGCTTTGTAGAAATGCTCGAAGCAGAAGTTGGTTGCCTCGATATAGCCTTCAGCGCCACCGCAGTCGAAACGCGTGCCCTTGAATTTGTAGGCAAGCACGTTACCTTCTGCAGCCTGCTTCATCAGGGCGTCGGTAATCTGGATCTCACCACCCTTGCCTGGCTCGGTCTGTTCGATTTTCTCGAAAATGTCCGGCGTCAGAATGTAGCGGCCGATGATCGCCAGGTTGGACGGCGCATCTTCAGGCTTTGGCTTTTCAACCATGTCGGTCACGCGGAACA from Pseudomonas syringae includes:
- the gorA gene encoding glutathione-disulfide reductase; this encodes MAFDFDLFVIGAGSGGVRAARFAAGFGARVAVAESRYLGGTCVNVGCVPKKLLVYGAHFSEDFDHAKGFGWSLGEAEFDWSTLIANKDREINRLNGIYRKLLVDSGVTLLEGHARLTGPQQVEINGQTYSAERILIATGGWPQVPDVPGREHAITSNEAFYLKTLPKRIVVVGGGYIAVEFASIFNGLGADTTLVYRGELFLRGFDGSVRTHLHEELLKRHMTIRFNSDIARIDKQPDGSLLLTMKDSSTLETDCVFYATGRRPMLDNLGLDSVDVKLDEHGYIKVDEHYQSSEPSILAIGDVIGGVQLTPVALAEGMALARRLFKPEQYRPVDYNHIPTAVFSLPNIGTVGLTEEDAIKAGHDVQVFESRFRPMKLTLTDDQERTLMKLVVDAKTDRVLGCHMVGPDAGEIVQSLAIAIKAGATKQVFDDTIGVHPTAAEEFVTMRTPVQR